A part of Streptomyces sp. NBC_01235 genomic DNA contains:
- a CDS encoding DUF4132 domain-containing protein, which produces MLYDALVAETRRNDSLDDVRSAALHRVRWLVDLLERQRTEFRRAMGHEHRRFRGAGAATQAELEGRLAACADEEGRAAVLCLMLAARFDDTSFWQYDAEIGPLISRVRGWTPEEVAVMLLRATEYRMGFWFADALGLVLNAADQLDVDGRRAVAPWLRRAHTELTDATVEARLRASLAQRLRALLASVDEAHIPEGLIPADAPWAFPLSDRAKASPTPELANFIRHLASLSGPRPTQGWRRTCLELADAASARDLVADVLMALAGDDPLCSRGHGAHTGWLHGDHHYHYVVHQKDGDLARGVVWAAALTGGPAAVRHLDALALRTGGLGTGMAEDLKLAGAAINALAETGDPASVEVLWRLRTRIKHRALRKQLDTALVTAAGKQGITAEQLIERSVPDHNLAPDGSLEQELGGHRVRVAIEGAATVRLSFTRPDGQTSRTAPAAVKDGFPDELQELKALAKEVRGTLSGERARVEALMSAGREWPYDEWCRYYRDHPVTGTLVRGLIWEFRYVEDADGEWRAVAPMAEPPGRPERVRLWHPIRASRGDVRTWRERLVAERLRQPFKQAFREIYLLTPAEEETGVYSNRFAAHVVHYHQLYALFKERGWQANFLGRHDGGYDGRARAEFGDGEWRACFHHEPAADDDGGGYAPEHAATDQVRFERRDGRRWREAALAEVPKLVFSEAMRDVDLFVGVTSIAADPDWTDRGEDRHAVYWRTTTFGALTASAEVRREALERILPRLKIAGRCSLDGRFLSVRGDLGTYKIHLGSANILMEPDDAYLCIVPSRGKGDGKVFLPFEDERLSLILSKAFLLAADTKITDETILRQIKRGA; this is translated from the coding sequence ATGTTGTACGACGCCTTGGTGGCCGAAACCCGTAGGAACGACTCGCTCGACGACGTGAGGTCCGCCGCGCTCCACCGCGTCCGCTGGCTCGTCGACCTCCTGGAGCGACAGCGGACCGAGTTCCGTCGGGCCATGGGGCACGAGCACCGGCGATTCAGGGGCGCGGGCGCGGCGACCCAGGCCGAGCTCGAAGGGCGGCTCGCGGCCTGCGCGGACGAGGAGGGCAGGGCCGCGGTCCTGTGCCTCATGCTGGCCGCCCGCTTCGACGACACGAGCTTTTGGCAGTACGACGCCGAGATCGGGCCCTTGATCTCGCGGGTGCGCGGCTGGACGCCCGAGGAGGTCGCGGTGATGCTGCTGCGCGCGACCGAGTACCGCATGGGCTTCTGGTTCGCCGATGCGTTGGGGCTGGTCTTGAACGCCGCCGACCAGCTGGACGTCGACGGCCGCCGTGCGGTCGCGCCCTGGCTGCGACGCGCCCACACCGAACTCACGGACGCCACGGTCGAGGCGCGTTTGCGCGCGTCGCTCGCCCAGCGTCTGCGCGCGCTGCTCGCGAGCGTGGACGAGGCGCACATCCCCGAGGGACTGATCCCTGCCGACGCTCCCTGGGCCTTCCCGCTGAGCGACCGTGCGAAGGCCTCGCCGACGCCTGAACTGGCAAATTTTATAAGGCACTTGGCGAGTCTGTCGGGTCCGCGTCCCACGCAGGGATGGCGGCGGACGTGCCTCGAACTCGCGGACGCGGCGTCGGCGCGGGACCTCGTGGCCGACGTCCTGATGGCGCTGGCCGGGGACGATCCGCTGTGCAGCAGGGGACACGGTGCACACACCGGGTGGCTCCACGGCGATCACCACTACCACTACGTCGTCCACCAGAAGGACGGGGACTTGGCGCGCGGCGTCGTCTGGGCGGCCGCGCTGACCGGCGGCCCGGCCGCGGTGCGGCATCTCGACGCGCTCGCTCTGCGGACCGGCGGCCTCGGAACCGGCATGGCCGAGGATCTCAAGCTGGCGGGCGCGGCGATCAACGCGCTGGCGGAGACCGGCGATCCTGCCTCTGTGGAGGTGCTGTGGCGGTTGCGGACCCGCATCAAGCACCGTGCTCTGCGCAAGCAGCTCGACACGGCATTGGTGACGGCAGCCGGGAAGCAGGGCATCACCGCGGAGCAGCTCATCGAGCGCAGCGTGCCGGACCACAACCTGGCGCCGGACGGCTCGCTGGAACAGGAGTTGGGCGGACACCGGGTACGGGTGGCGATCGAGGGAGCGGCGACCGTGCGGCTCAGCTTCACACGCCCCGACGGGCAGACGTCCCGCACGGCTCCGGCGGCGGTGAAGGACGGCTTCCCGGATGAGCTCCAGGAGTTGAAGGCCCTGGCCAAGGAGGTGCGGGGGACACTGTCGGGCGAGCGGGCCCGCGTCGAGGCGCTGATGTCGGCCGGCCGTGAGTGGCCGTACGACGAGTGGTGCCGCTACTACCGCGACCATCCCGTCACCGGGACCCTCGTCCGCGGTCTGATCTGGGAGTTCCGATACGTCGAGGATGCCGACGGCGAGTGGCGTGCGGTGGCACCGATGGCCGAGCCGCCCGGCCGGCCTGAGCGCGTCCGGTTGTGGCATCCGATCCGGGCGTCGAGGGGCGACGTCAGGACGTGGCGGGAGCGGCTCGTCGCCGAGCGGCTGCGGCAGCCGTTCAAACAGGCCTTTCGGGAAATCTACCTGCTCACCCCGGCGGAGGAGGAGACCGGCGTCTACTCCAACCGGTTCGCCGCCCACGTCGTTCACTACCACCAGCTCTACGCGCTGTTCAAGGAACGCGGCTGGCAGGCCAATTTCCTCGGCCGGCACGACGGCGGCTACGACGGCAGGGCGCGGGCCGAGTTCGGCGACGGCGAGTGGCGGGCCTGCTTCCACCACGAGCCCGCCGCGGACGACGACGGCGGCGGCTACGCACCCGAGCACGCCGCGACCGACCAGGTCCGCTTCGAACGGCGGGACGGCCGGCGCTGGCGGGAGGCTGCGCTGGCGGAGGTGCCCAAGCTGGTGTTCAGCGAGGCGATGCGGGACGTCGATCTGTTCGTGGGCGTGACGTCGATCGCCGCCGATCCCGACTGGACCGACCGGGGCGAGGACCGCCATGCCGTGTACTGGCGGACGACCACGTTCGGTGCGCTGACGGCGAGCGCCGAGGTCCGCCGCGAGGCACTGGAGCGGATCCTGCCGCGCCTGAAGATCGCCGGCCGGTGCTCGCTCGACGGCCGCTTCCTGTCGGTCCGGGGGGACCTGGGAACATACAAGATCCATCTGGGCTCGGCCAACATCCTGATGGAACCCGACGACGCCTACCTGTGCATCGTCCCCTCGCGCGGCAAGGGCGACGGCAAGGTTTTCCTGCCGTTCGAGGACGAACGGCTCTCCCTGATCCTCAGCAAGGCATTCCTGCTCGCAGCCGACACCAAGATCACCGACGAGACCATCCTCCGCCAGATCAAGCGAGGTGCCTGA
- a CDS encoding TetR/AcrR family transcriptional regulator translates to MKQEAETARGAPATLWDRTRQLASREILETALRLFTEQGYDETTIAQIAREAGVSQRTLFRYFGTKEDLLGGNQNRFGQVLTDTISELPAEVGVWEALRAGVAAVLALHDSREQALERFRLLHNTASLRAGWLEKRLRFQEDLLPLIEARMDAATGSVSVKARAVIATAFACLDAASMTWVDNDGKGDIMDLYDECLAAVRG, encoded by the coding sequence ATGAAGCAGGAAGCGGAGACAGCGAGGGGTGCACCGGCCACACTGTGGGACCGGACACGGCAGCTGGCCTCCCGAGAGATCCTTGAGACGGCTCTGCGCCTGTTCACCGAGCAGGGCTACGACGAGACGACCATCGCCCAGATCGCCCGAGAGGCCGGTGTCTCCCAGCGCACCCTCTTCCGCTACTTCGGCACCAAGGAGGACCTTCTCGGTGGCAACCAGAACCGGTTTGGGCAGGTCCTGACGGACACGATCAGCGAACTGCCGGCCGAAGTCGGTGTCTGGGAGGCCCTGCGCGCCGGGGTTGCTGCCGTACTGGCCTTGCACGACAGCCGCGAACAGGCCCTGGAGCGGTTCCGTCTCCTGCACAACACCGCATCGCTGCGTGCCGGTTGGCTCGAAAAGCGACTGCGATTCCAGGAGGACCTGCTGCCGCTCATCGAGGCGCGCATGGACGCTGCTACCGGCAGCGTGAGCGTGAAGGCCCGCGCAGTGATCGCGACGGCGTTCGCATGCCTGGATGCCGCATCGATGACGTGGGTCGACAATGACGGCAAGGGCGACATCATGGACCTGTACGACGAGTGCCTGGCTGCAGTGCGTGGCTGA